One window from the genome of Bradyrhizobium xenonodulans encodes:
- a CDS encoding putative bifunctional diguanylate cyclase/phosphodiesterase gives MHRLFAEQLRCATNATGQIDVVRLGELVSAAYDASDRDRQRMIDARAHTHDEVEQDLLRTQEFLDTIVENIPIAVFAKCAKDSRYILLNRAGEDYYGIPRDQMLGRTPEEIFPDHVARVVNDQDRRVVASGMPMFLEEHLLEVGVKGNDRVVNSRKMLITDDAGNPQYLVGVIEDVTERVATQERISHLAHHDALTDLPNRSAFNAALGERLERAQEASTSFAVLSLDLDRFKEVNDVFGHPVGDMLMRAAAERLAAEADGAFVARIGGDEFMILMPDGVCRDEVLVLGERLVEAIGRELEVDDYLSHVGLSIGIALYPDDGVDAATLLANADSALYRAKREGRGRVCFFESEMDRELRDRRLLLHDLRQAVEQNQLLVYFQPQARMDGEVIGFEALVRWDHPTRGFVPPDQFIPLAEENGLIIQIGEWVLRETCREAASWPRPLQVAVNLSPVQFQAGDLERSIHQILLETGLAPTRLEVEITEGVLIGDFARALTLLRRLKALGIRIAMDDFGTGYSSLSYLQSFPFDKIKIDRSFISNLEATPQSAEIVRAVLSLAHALNIPVVAEGVETEAQRAFLACEACEEIQGYLIGRPEPIERYLDLIGISVECRRYA, from the coding sequence ATGCATCGCTTGTTCGCCGAGCAGCTTCGCTGCGCCACCAATGCGACCGGACAGATCGACGTCGTCAGGCTGGGCGAACTCGTCAGCGCGGCCTATGATGCGAGCGACCGCGACCGCCAGCGGATGATCGACGCACGCGCTCATACGCACGATGAGGTCGAGCAGGATTTGCTGCGGACCCAGGAATTCCTCGACACTATCGTCGAAAACATCCCGATCGCCGTCTTCGCGAAATGCGCGAAGGATTCGCGCTACATCCTGCTCAACCGGGCCGGCGAGGACTATTACGGCATTCCGCGCGACCAGATGCTGGGCCGAACACCCGAGGAGATATTCCCGGACCACGTCGCTCGTGTGGTCAACGACCAGGACCGTCGCGTCGTGGCCAGCGGCATGCCGATGTTCCTCGAGGAGCACCTGCTCGAAGTCGGCGTCAAGGGCAACGACCGGGTGGTCAACTCGCGCAAGATGCTGATCACCGACGATGCCGGCAATCCGCAATATCTGGTCGGTGTGATCGAGGACGTCACTGAGCGCGTCGCGACCCAGGAGCGGATCAGCCACCTTGCCCATCATGATGCGCTGACCGACCTGCCGAACCGCAGCGCGTTCAATGCGGCGCTGGGCGAGCGGCTGGAACGGGCGCAGGAGGCGTCGACCAGCTTTGCGGTGCTCAGCCTCGATCTCGACCGCTTCAAGGAGGTCAACGACGTCTTCGGCCATCCCGTCGGCGACATGCTGATGCGGGCGGCGGCCGAGCGGCTTGCCGCGGAGGCTGACGGTGCCTTCGTCGCCCGGATCGGCGGCGACGAGTTCATGATCCTGATGCCGGACGGTGTCTGTCGCGACGAGGTGCTGGTGCTCGGCGAACGCCTTGTCGAGGCGATCGGTCGCGAGCTCGAGGTCGACGATTATCTCTCTCATGTCGGCCTCAGCATCGGCATCGCCCTCTACCCGGATGACGGCGTCGACGCTGCCACGCTGCTCGCGAATGCGGATTCCGCGCTCTACCGCGCCAAGCGCGAGGGCCGCGGCAGGGTGTGCTTCTTCGAATCCGAGATGGACCGCGAGCTGCGCGATCGCCGGTTGCTCTTGCACGATCTGCGGCAGGCGGTGGAGCAGAACCAGCTCCTGGTCTATTTCCAGCCGCAGGCGCGGATGGACGGCGAGGTCATCGGTTTCGAGGCGCTGGTGCGCTGGGATCATCCGACGCGCGGTTTCGTGCCGCCCGACCAGTTCATTCCGCTGGCCGAGGAGAACGGGCTGATCATCCAGATCGGCGAATGGGTCTTGCGCGAAACCTGCCGCGAAGCCGCGTCCTGGCCGCGGCCGTTGCAGGTCGCGGTCAATTTGTCGCCGGTCCAGTTCCAGGCCGGCGACCTCGAACGGTCCATCCACCAGATCTTGCTGGAGACGGGGCTGGCGCCAACCCGGCTCGAGGTCGAGATCACCGAGGGCGTGCTGATCGGCGATTTCGCCCGCGCGCTCACTTTGCTGCGGCGGCTGAAGGCGCTCGGCATCCGCATCGCGATGGACGATTTCGGTACCGGCTATTCTTCGCTGTCCTATCTCCAGTCGTTCCCGTTCGACAAGATCAAGATCGACCGCAGCTTCATCTCCAATCTCGAAGCGACGCCGCAATCGGCCGAGATCGTGCGGGCAGTCCTGAGCCTTGCCCACGCCCTGAACATCCCGGTTGTCGCGGAAGGGGTGGAGACGGAGGCCCAGCGTGCCTTCCTGGCGTGCGAGGCCTGCGAGGAGATACAGGGCTATCTCATCGGCCGGCCCGAACCGATCGAACGGTATCTGGATCTGATCGGCATCAGCGTCGAATGCCGCCGCTACGCCTAG
- a CDS encoding universal stress protein, translating into MYKDILVHIPTERPMRAVIDGSISLAARLNAHVDAVAVGYVASSAVYIMEGGAAVAAVFEMERERAMERAEAALAVFRSGAANAGISCACHALGTIPADAAGALGEMARLHDLSIVLQPDPAQASFDNDVPGEVLFQAGGPVLFLPYTFRGAFKASRIGICWDGSRLAARAMRDAAPFLARAEEIVIITINEADAVPDEASASNLARHLGRRGLSTRAVSLSAARADIQPTILSLTADENLDLLVMGGYGHSRLQERFLGGVTRAMLEAMTVPTLMSH; encoded by the coding sequence ATGTACAAAGACATTCTCGTCCACATCCCGACCGAGCGCCCGATGCGCGCCGTGATCGACGGCTCGATCTCGCTCGCGGCCAGGCTCAACGCCCATGTCGACGCAGTCGCGGTCGGCTATGTCGCCAGCAGTGCGGTCTACATCATGGAGGGCGGCGCCGCCGTCGCGGCCGTGTTCGAAATGGAGCGCGAGCGCGCGATGGAGCGGGCCGAGGCGGCGCTCGCGGTGTTCAGGAGCGGGGCGGCGAATGCCGGCATTTCCTGCGCGTGCCATGCGCTCGGTACGATCCCGGCTGATGCAGCCGGCGCGCTCGGCGAGATGGCGCGGCTCCACGACCTCAGCATCGTGCTCCAGCCGGATCCGGCACAAGCCTCATTCGACAACGACGTGCCCGGCGAAGTCCTGTTCCAGGCAGGCGGCCCGGTGCTGTTCCTGCCCTACACCTTCCGTGGGGCGTTCAAGGCGAGCCGGATCGGCATCTGCTGGGACGGCAGCCGCCTCGCCGCCCGCGCCATGCGCGACGCAGCTCCCTTCCTGGCCCGCGCCGAGGAGATCGTGATCATCACGATCAACGAGGCCGACGCCGTTCCCGACGAAGCATCCGCGAGCAATCTGGCCAGACATCTCGGCCGCCGCGGGCTTTCGACCCGCGCGGTCAGCCTGTCGGCCGCGCGCGCCGACATTCAGCCGACCATCCTGTCGCTTACGGCGGACGAGAACCTCGATTTGCTGGTGATGGGCGGCTATGGCCATTCCCGCTTGCAGGAACGTTTCCTCGGCGGCGTCACCCGCGCCATGCTGGAGGCCATGACGGTTCCGACGCTGATGTCGCACTAA
- a CDS encoding Do family serine endopeptidase, translated as MNDRVNSDTTTSRTILKPRRLALLGTVAALGLAVLAASPGSSPLGMTSFIAPAQAAEATATPPGFGDLVSKVKPAVISVRVKIDQDNDKSAMLQQNRMDQDEDSPFDQFSRQFGFRGPGGMNGMPRQRHQMITGEGSGFFISADGYAVTNNHVVDHAESVQVTMDDGSVYTAKVVGTDPKTDLALIKVDGKKDFPFVKFADQKPRIGDWVVAVGNPFGLGGTVTAGIVSASGRDIGNGPYDDFIQIDAPINKGNSGGPAFDMSGNVIGVNTAIYSPSGGSVGIGFDIPASTAKLVVAQLKDKGAVTRGWLGVQVQPVTAEIADSLGLKEPRGAIVDNPQGGSPAAKAGIEAGDVITAVNGTAVKDSRDLARTIATLAPGTSVKLDVIHKGDSKTITMALGEVPSERQARADVGKAQPGPGTPRLGLSLAPAGDVQGAGRKGVVVTEVDPQGPAAQRGIQTGDVILNVAGKAVANVDDVRSELAQAKSSGKNSVLLQVRGAEATRFVAVPLA; from the coding sequence ATGAACGATCGCGTCAATTCCGACACCACGACGTCCCGCACGATCTTGAAGCCGCGCCGGCTGGCGCTGCTCGGCACCGTGGCCGCGCTTGGCTTGGCCGTGCTGGCTGCGTCTCCCGGCTCCTCGCCGCTCGGCATGACTTCCTTCATCGCCCCGGCGCAGGCTGCGGAGGCGACCGCCACGCCGCCGGGCTTCGGCGATCTCGTCAGCAAGGTCAAACCCGCCGTCATTTCGGTGCGGGTCAAGATCGACCAGGACAACGACAAGAGTGCGATGCTGCAACAGAACCGGATGGATCAGGACGAGGATTCGCCGTTCGACCAGTTCTCGCGGCAGTTCGGCTTCCGTGGTCCGGGCGGCATGAACGGCATGCCGCGCCAGCGCCACCAGATGATCACCGGCGAGGGCTCCGGCTTCTTCATCTCCGCCGACGGCTATGCCGTGACCAACAATCACGTCGTCGACCACGCCGAGTCGGTTCAGGTGACGATGGATGACGGTTCGGTCTACACGGCCAAGGTGGTCGGCACCGATCCGAAGACCGATCTTGCGCTGATCAAGGTCGACGGCAAGAAGGATTTTCCGTTCGTCAAATTCGCCGACCAGAAACCGCGCATCGGTGACTGGGTGGTCGCGGTCGGAAATCCCTTCGGCCTCGGCGGCACCGTGACCGCCGGCATCGTCTCCGCCAGCGGCCGCGATATCGGCAATGGTCCCTATGACGACTTCATCCAGATCGATGCGCCGATCAACAAGGGCAATTCCGGCGGTCCGGCCTTCGATATGAGCGGCAACGTGATCGGTGTGAACACCGCGATTTACTCACCTTCCGGCGGCTCGGTCGGTATCGGCTTCGACATTCCGGCCTCGACGGCAAAGCTTGTCGTCGCGCAATTGAAGGACAAGGGTGCGGTCACCCGCGGCTGGCTCGGCGTGCAGGTGCAGCCGGTCACCGCCGAGATCGCCGACAGCCTCGGCCTGAAGGAGCCGCGCGGCGCGATCGTCGACAATCCGCAAGGTGGCAGCCCGGCCGCGAAGGCCGGCATCGAGGCCGGCGACGTCATTACCGCCGTCAACGGCACGGCGGTCAAGGACTCCCGCGATCTCGCCCGCACCATTGCCACCCTGGCGCCGGGCACGTCCGTGAAGCTCGATGTCATTCACAAGGGCGACAGCAAGACGATCACGATGGCGCTCGGCGAGGTGCCGAGCGAGCGGCAGGCTAGGGCCGATGTCGGCAAGGCACAGCCCGGTCCCGGCACGCCGCGGCTCGGCCTCAGCCTCGCACCGGCCGGCGACGTCCAGGGCGCGGGCCGGAAGGGCGTCGTCGTCACCGAGGTCGATCCGCAGGGACCGGCCGCGCAGCGCGGCATCCAGACCGGCGACGTCATCCTCAATGTCGCCGGCAAGGCCGTCGCCAATGTCGACGACGTCCGCTCGGAGCTGGCGCAGGCGAAGTCGTCCGGCAAGAACAGCGTGCTGTTGCAGGTCAGAGGCGCGGAAGCGACCCGGTTCGTCGCGGTGCCGCTGGCATAA
- a CDS encoding DUF6496 domain-containing protein, translating into MARKAKKRRYSRSSGSDVEREMRRYKKGTAKKGPGGRGGRVKSRKQAIAIGLSEARKKGKKVPKKASKRKTAKKKTTKKTTKKTRKSAKRKSSKR; encoded by the coding sequence ATGGCACGCAAGGCAAAGAAGCGCCGCTACTCACGCAGCTCCGGCAGTGACGTCGAGCGCGAGATGCGCCGTTACAAGAAGGGCACTGCGAAGAAGGGGCCCGGCGGTCGCGGCGGTCGCGTGAAGAGCCGCAAGCAGGCGATCGCGATCGGCCTGTCCGAGGCCCGCAAGAAGGGCAAGAAGGTCCCGAAGAAGGCGTCGAAGCGGAAGACAGCCAAGAAGAAGACAACCAAGAAGACAACCAAAAAAACGAGAAAGAGCGCGAAGCGCAAATCCAGCAAGCGGTGA
- a CDS encoding DUF3072 domain-containing protein gives MQVQGKYDARAFLSEQMTRTQGLKLKRLSDEAYQPAQYDRDLSFAEAARRIQVLEAEIELANSF, from the coding sequence ATGCAGGTTCAGGGTAAATACGACGCCAGGGCTTTTCTCAGCGAGCAGATGACGCGGACGCAGGGGCTCAAGCTGAAGCGGCTGAGTGACGAGGCGTATCAGCCCGCACAATACGATCGGGACCTGTCGTTCGCCGAGGCCGCGCGGCGCATCCAGGTGCTCGAGGCGGAGATCGAGCTGGCGAACTCGTTCTGA